In one window of Qipengyuania gaetbuli DNA:
- a CDS encoding DUF2794 domain-containing protein has protein sequence MNFLGDKVVAFPGRKPLQVGFTREELTRILDLYGRMVAAGQWRDYAMDFNRDMASFAAFRRTAERPQARIEKRPALRAKQGMWTLYGEHGQILKRGHELAGVMAPVERRLMKAVDD, from the coding sequence ATGAATTTCCTCGGTGACAAGGTCGTCGCCTTTCCCGGTCGCAAGCCGCTGCAAGTGGGGTTCACCCGCGAGGAACTGACCCGCATCCTCGACCTCTATGGCCGCATGGTCGCAGCCGGCCAGTGGCGCGATTATGCGATGGATTTCAATCGCGACATGGCGAGTTTCGCAGCCTTTCGCAGGACCGCCGAACGCCCGCAGGCGCGCATCGAGAAACGGCCTGCCCTGCGCGCCAAGCAGGGCATGTGGACGCTCTATGGCGAGCACGGACAGATCCTGAAGCGCGGCCACGAGTTGGCAGGCGTCATGGCCCCGGTCGAACGGCGGCTCATGAAAGCGGTCGACGACTAG
- a CDS encoding DUF4328 domain-containing protein, translating into MNLENGLRALRTSSLVVRISAIVVLLAGVAQLVLGGIAVKQEYERIAEIEELSRQNTYYGYQLQQRAIDQQYNRSSSAFFIQGRFMPSEDSMKPDAPGLISLIVLLLSGLVFVGAALFWVFRANSNLAQVGIKSKYSPALATAAYLIPVANLSLPFESMRELHNRSHGEEEDFAHSPVEDVTAWWTAMMVGMLIFSAMIVKFALDVGTNLVIMTPIWMEFTIIAFALVLLLGSAWLFGRLTRSITAAQAEYLPQVDTSALADAAPARPTVTIIGT; encoded by the coding sequence ATGAATCTCGAGAACGGACTGCGCGCGCTGCGCACCTCGTCGCTGGTGGTGCGCATCAGCGCCATCGTCGTCCTGCTGGCAGGCGTCGCACAGCTCGTCCTGGGTGGGATCGCGGTGAAGCAGGAATACGAGCGGATCGCCGAAATCGAGGAGCTGAGCCGGCAGAACACCTATTACGGCTACCAGCTTCAGCAACGCGCGATCGATCAGCAATACAACCGCTCGAGCAGTGCCTTTTTCATCCAGGGGCGTTTCATGCCGTCCGAGGATTCGATGAAGCCCGACGCGCCCGGGTTGATCAGCCTTATCGTATTGCTCCTGTCAGGACTGGTATTCGTCGGCGCAGCGCTGTTCTGGGTGTTTCGCGCCAACAGCAATCTGGCGCAGGTCGGAATCAAGAGCAAATACAGTCCTGCGCTTGCCACTGCGGCCTATCTCATCCCGGTCGCCAACCTGTCCCTGCCGTTTGAATCGATGCGCGAACTGCACAACCGCAGTCACGGGGAAGAGGAAGACTTCGCCCACAGCCCGGTCGAGGACGTCACTGCATGGTGGACCGCGATGATGGTCGGCATGCTCATCTTCAGCGCCATGATCGTGAAATTCGCGCTCGACGTGGGGACCAATCTCGTCATCATGACGCCGATATGGATGGAGTTCACGATCATCGCATTCGCTCTGGTCCTGTTGCTGGGATCGGCGTGGCTTTTCGGCAGGTTGACCCGCTCCATCACCGCTGCGCAGGCCGAATACCTGCCGCAGGTCGATACAAGCGCCCTCGCGGATGCCGCGCCGGCGCGGCCCACGGTCACCATTATCGGAACCTGA